In Leptolyngbya sp. O-77, the genomic window CTCTGGGTATTACGCTGTATGAGCTGCTGGCGGGGCGGCTGCCGTTTCGGGGAAACGATCCTCTGGAATTGGTGCATTGTCACATTGCCAAAGCGCCGCCGCCGCTGCGGAGTTTGAACCCCAATGTTCCGGGGGCGATCGCCGCTATTGTTCACAAGCTGATGGCGAAAAACGCGGAAGACCGCTACCAGAGCGCAGCAGGATTGTTGGCTGACTTAGAGCGCTGCCGCGATGCTTTGACAGAGGGCAAGACGATTCCTGACTTTACGCCCGGAGAGCGCGATCGCTCGTCCCAACTGCTGATTCCCAAAACCCTCTATGGGCGCGAGTCAGAGGTGTCTGCACTGCTGGCGGCATTTGATCGGGTGTCGGCAAACACGAGTCCGCTGCTGGCGCTGGGCGGCGAAGAGAGCAGCCGCAGCGAGCTGATGCTGGTGTCGGGCTATTCGGGCATCGGCAAATCTTCTCTGGTGAACGAAATCCACAAGCCGGTGGTGCGGCAGCGGGGCTACTTTATCAGCGGCAAGTTTGACCAATACAAGCGCAATGTGCCCTATGCCTCGATTATTCAGGCGTTTCAATCGCTGACGCAGCAGGTGCTGACGGAAAGTGGCGATCGCCTGGAGAAATGGCGCGAAAAGCTGCTCGCTGCCCTAGGCCCCAACGGACAAGTCGTAATCGACGTAATTCCCCAGATGGAGCTGATTTTGGGCACCCAGCCGCCCGTCCCAGAACTAGGCGCAACGGAGGCACAAAATCGCTTTCTCCAGGTCTTTCAATCGCTGGTCGGCGTGTTTGCCCAGCCGACTCATCCGCTGGTGCTGTTTCTCGACGATTTGCAGTGGGCCGATTCGGCCTCGCTGAAGCTGATTCAGGCGCTGATGTCCAATCCCGACAGTCGCTACCTGCTGATGATCGGCGCATATCGGGACAACGAAGTTAGCCCGGTTCACCCGCTGATGAAAACGGTGGAAGAGATTCAGCAGGCGGGCGGCGTGGTGAACCAGATTGTGCTGAAGCCGCTGCCCCTGGAAGCAGTGCAACGGCTAGTGCAGGATGCGCTGACGGGCAGGCGAGCCTCGCGCAGCCGGAGAGCCGAAGAACAGCCTTCAGAATATCTGCACCCGCTGGCGGAACTGCTGTTTGCCAAAACCCAGGGCAATCCGTTCTTTTTGACGCAACTGCTGAAAACGCTGTATCAAGAAAAGCTGCTCACCTTCGACTTTGCGACGGGCGGCTGGCAATGGGACGTGCAGGCGATTCAAGAAACGGGCATTGCCGACCAGTCAGTGGTGGAACTGGTGGCAGGTAATTTGGTGAAGCTGCCGCCAGAGACGCAGACGGTGCTGAAGCTGGCGGCCTGTGTGGGCGATCGCTTTAGTTTGCCGACGCTGGTGGTGATCAGCGGACTGAGCCTGTCGGCGCTGGCGCAAGCTCTGCAACCTGCGCTGGAGGAGCGTTTCATCTTGCCGCTCAGCCAGGATTACAAAATTCCGCTGCTGTTTTCAGAAGATGAACTCGGCAACTTGCTAGCCGATGCTGCCCAGTCGGGGGCCAAGCAGCCGTTTACTTATCGCTTTTTGCACGATCGGGTGCAGCAGGCTGCTTACTCGTTAATTGACGAGGGCGATCGCCCAGCCACACATTTGCAAATTGGTCGGCTGCTGCTGCAAACGATTCCCGCTGCGGATCGCGCCACAGGACAATTTGAAGGATTGTTTGAAATCGTCAACGCGCTGAACTACGGGGCTGATCTCATCAACGAGCCGCAGGAGCGGGTAGACCTGGTGCGGCTGAACCTAGCAGCAGGGCGGCGGGCCAAGGCGGCAGCGGCGTATGAAACGGCGGACAGCTTTTTGCAACAGGGGCGATCGCTCCTGCCAGAAAACGCCTGGACGACGCACTATGACCTGACGCTGGCACTGCACGCCGAAGCCGCCCAAGCGGCTTACCTGGTGACGAAATACGACGAAGCAGAGGCGATCGCCAATACCCTGGAGCAACATGCCGCCAGTGTTCTCGATGCAGTGCAGTCCTACGAGCTAAAGATCCAGATTTACATCGCCCAGCTGCAAATGTGGCGATCGCTCGCGGTGGCCTTCGACGGGCTGATGCTGCTGGGCTTTACCATCGCTAGCCCGCTGAACCACGATCATTTCCAAATTTCACTGCCCGCACTGGATGC contains:
- a CDS encoding ATP-binding protein is translated as MPSRLGEELTLPQELNQLEGTLVYMSPEQTGRMNRTLDYRSDFYSLGITLYELLAGRLPFRGNDPLELVHCHIAKAPPPLRSLNPNVPGAIAAIVHKLMAKNAEDRYQSAAGLLADLERCRDALTEGKTIPDFTPGERDRSSQLLIPKTLYGRESEVSALLAAFDRVSANTSPLLALGGEESSRSELMLVSGYSGIGKSSLVNEIHKPVVRQRGYFISGKFDQYKRNVPYASIIQAFQSLTQQVLTESGDRLEKWREKLLAALGPNGQVVIDVIPQMELILGTQPPVPELGATEAQNRFLQVFQSLVGVFAQPTHPLVLFLDDLQWADSASLKLIQALMSNPDSRYLLMIGAYRDNEVSPVHPLMKTVEEIQQAGGVVNQIVLKPLPLEAVQRLVQDALTGRRASRSRRAEEQPSEYLHPLAELLFAKTQGNPFFLTQLLKTLYQEKLLTFDFATGGWQWDVQAIQETGIADQSVVELVAGNLVKLPPETQTVLKLAACVGDRFSLPTLVVISGLSLSALAQALQPALEERFILPLSQDYKIPLLFSEDELGNLLADAAQSGAKQPFTYRFLHDRVQQAAYSLIDEGDRPATHLQIGRLLLQTIPAADRATGQFEGLFEIVNALNYGADLINEPQERVDLVRLNLAAGRRAKAAAAYETADSFLQQGRSLLPENAWTTHYDLTLALHAEAAQAAYLVTKYDEAEAIANTLEQHAASVLDAVQSYELKIQIYIAQLQMWRSLAVAFDGLMLLGFTIASPLNHDHFQISLPALDALDAVPELTDPEKLAALRILNAVTGTAYQTQPEVFRWVATTQLELCVRYGHSPLAAPSYATYAWYCSTIPAADRAYEAGQIAMKLLERYQCREWQCSIVQLFECFVRHHKEHIRNTFAPLVEGIHVGQETGDLGYVSYSIMNYCDHRFFSGESLEGHYENQVQYGALLLQLKQHFQLSAARMWQQVTLNLLGRSENPTLLVGEAFNEIEMLPRLEESQNYQALFVFHLAKLMLHYWFGEYEAAIASAKRGEQYAGCGAGLMATPVYWFYYGLALLAAYPAGSADQQAEWMPQLLACQTTVQQWAASAPMNHQHKADLLAAELAQIRGDRQTAMDCYDLAIARATKEGFIHEAAVASERAAQFYAALGKTRLSQNYLIDAYYGYIQWGAIAKVHALTAEHPLLLQQDEASSAPAVDATITATATTTRSTRSTSGQRDSLDLNTVMKAAEAIASELHLDALLSRILSIILEKCRRTKRAA